From Salvelinus fontinalis isolate EN_2023a chromosome 30, ASM2944872v1, whole genome shotgun sequence, one genomic window encodes:
- the LOC129828956 gene encoding serine/threonine-protein phosphatase CPPED1-like: MSSTSMKKSRRNGEVHSASSFADLQLDLMKAWREGDCDGEGDEWAEEVQLTQQAVEAINKLCRRPKFMVLCGDMVHARHPVPGGAGAGLEGGSEGYRPLHPSGVCQ; the protein is encoded by the exons AAGAGCAGAAGGAATGGAGAGGTCCATTCGGCTTCATCCTTTGCAGACCTCCAGCTGGATCTGATGAAGGCCTGGAGGGAGGGGGACTGCGACGGGGAAGGGGACGAGTGGGCCGAAGAGGTCCAACTGACCCAGCAGGCTGTGGAGGCCATTAACAAGCTGTGCCGCAGGCCCAAGTTCATGGTGCTGTGTGGGGACATGGTCCATGCCAG GCACCCCGTTCCGGGAGGGGCAGGCGCGGGACTTGAAGGTGGCTCTGAGGGGTAcagacccctccatccctctggtGTTTGTCAGTGA